In Raphanus sativus cultivar WK10039 unplaced genomic scaffold, ASM80110v3 Scaffold0481, whole genome shotgun sequence, the DNA window CATCACGAGAACCATAACACTGCTCATCACGTAAACCCCACAGGCTTCTGCTCCACGTGGCGGCACCAGGTTACCCGCCATCGCATGAATCTGTTTCGCCGCGGACCAGTTCTTGCTGACGTGGCAAGACGATCCACCGAACGACCACGACCGTGACGTTGACCTTCGGTTGTTACTATCTCTCCCGTCGGCGTTTAACCCAGCGAGGAGGCTAGTCAACGCACGCTTAGCCCTACGAACGGCACCGTCACATAACGGCCGTTTCTTAAGCGCCGTGACGGCTATCTCCGCGAGACGCCGGCTCTGAGTAACGGAATCAATGCCGTTACTCACGGCGTTACAGATATCGAGCGATTTAAGAATCCGATCGAGCGTCTCTTGCAGAGCCTTCTCTAGAGAGGGAGACTTGGAGATCTGGACCGTCGAGAGGACCCCTTTGAACTCTGTTTCGCAGGACATGTAAACGTCGAGGAGGTTCTTTAGCCACGGGATGGAGAGAATGGGATCAGATGGCTGAGAAGATTCGGCGGAGGAAGGAGAGAGTAACAACTCCGAGAGGCAATCGGAGACGTGTTTCTGGAAGTAGTCGAGTTCCTCGAGCTGTTGTTGGTGCTCGTGAGTGGCGTCCATGGAGACGATCTGGTTGCGGCGGATGCTGATTCGGCGAAGGAAGGAGGAGCCTTGGTGTTCCGGTGGCGGCGACATTGGTGTTTAGTGTGTTGCGTAATGGAATCGAAGATAAAAGTGAGTTTCTCTTATTTTTTGGTTCCGGGGATAAAGGAGAGAACTTTGAAAAAGGGTTTTGGGAGAAGAAGGAAGTGAAAAGGTGGAAGACATGTCTTGTCCGAGAGAgactttttaatgttttattttttatttttttcttttaggacTCGCGAGTGAAGAATATTCGTCTTTGGTAGCATTTCCATCCTTAGTTTTTTAAAAGGAATCATCAAAAGATattggtgttacaaaaaaaatcatcaaaagatATTGAACAAATAAtaagaatattataaaattttatggatAAAAACAagtgataataaaataatacttaattctaaaataactatttattatgtCATTTGTTGATAAATTTTAAGAACTTCAATGAATATTCTTATAAAGAAAATTCAACATGCATATTTTTCTTAGATTGAGAAAAGATGAATGGTTAATTCAAAATCGTTTATTCTTATCACATAAATAGACTTGTTTTctatttcataaaaacaaaaaagtatggatattttttttgtattctctTGTAACTTTGTTTTAGACTTTAAATGTCATATTTGGTaattgtctgtttttttttttgctaaactgtaAATTTTATATCAGTGAAAGATAGATAATACAATATATCAATCTAAAGTCTGTTCTATCAAGGCAAAGAAAAAAGATAGAACAATGATTGGGTTGTCTGCTCTTTTCTACTTATAAATAGATCTTCCTCCGTGATATTTCAAATTGTAGTGaagccaaaaagaaaagatatgtTGATGCATAGGCTTTTAATTATTGTGCAGTTTGCCTgctattttagtttaaatttcaaTTATGTTGTAATCTCTTCAAATTCAACACAAATGATATCATTATCGAAGTTTTTATTGTTGCTAAATTCAGTGTTTTTACGGACAAGTATGCTATAGTATATGATGTTAGGATGGAGCCGTCacattatattttgataaactaTATGCTATTAGTTTAGTTATTCAATATTGatagttttataataagtgttattttgatatttttatgtatatcaaaaaatttgtataacaaattaatatatattttatttcatgtttgactaattaaaagaaaattatttaaataaaaatttatattaaaatatagttaatgaataaaattatattataattatggAATGACATTCTttgagataaaat includes these proteins:
- the LOC130502283 gene encoding protein ROH1-like gives rise to the protein MSPPPEHQGSSFLRRISIRRNQIVSMDATHEHQQQLEELDYFQKHVSDCLSELLLSPSSAESSQPSDPILSIPWLKNLLDVYMSCETEFKGVLSTVQISKSPSLEKALQETLDRILKSLDICNAVSNGIDSVTQSRRLAEIAVTALKKRPLCDGAVRRAKRALTSLLAGLNADGRDSNNRRSTSRSWSFGGSSCHVSKNWSAAKQIHAMAGNLVPPRGAEACGVYVMSSVMVLVMWVLVAAVPCGASNVLAAAPLQLPKHQSWASAALNIQERVGEEMKGKEKRFGGGLGLMEEMQRMERVGLSLLEFTERFRFPGEEEEVEEVAEKVEEMDEICRGMEVGLEGLQRQVRVVFHRLVRSRLEIVSVLDQAPCF